Within the Immundisolibacter sp. genome, the region ACTCCGTCCAGGATCACGCCAAAGCCGTGTCCGTGTCGGGTCGTCACCTGCAGGCCGGCATCGTCGAGGGGAAATTCCGCATTGCCAGCCAAGCCGGCTAATGGCCCGCCGAGGATTTTGATGGCCGCTGCGTGTGTCCAGCCGACGTGATAGCCGTCGCCGATGAAATTCTCCGCCGGAACCTTCCAGTTGCAACGCAGGATGGATTTCATCGGCGGGCCAACCAGTTCCGCGCCACCAGTACCGTCCATCCAGGTATCCAGGTACCAAGCCATGTCGCCGAGGTAATCCTCAAGGCTGGGCGCGGCAGGATCGAAACAACCGAACACGAAGCCGCGATAACTGGCCACCTTGGCCACCTCCCGCAAGCCTACCTTGGAGCGGTCCAACTGCCCGTAATAGGCCGACTGCTCCATCGGCAACGCCGCCAGCGCGCCATCCGCGCCGAACGACCAGCCGTGGTAGTTGCACGTGAAGGCCTTGGCGTTGCCGGAATCGGCGTGGCAAACCTGGTTGCCGCGGTGGGTACAGGAATTCAGGAGCGCCTTGATTGAGCCGTCCTTCTGGCGCACCACGATAACCTTGTCCTCGCCCATATAGGCGGTCACGAAGTCGCCGAAATCCGGGATCTGGCTCTCATGGGTCAAGAACAGCCAGCAGCGGCCAAAGACCCGCTCCAACTCCTGTTCGTAGACCTCCTGGTCCCAGAACACCCGTTTGCTTTGAATGCCGTTCGCGACATCCACCAGCTCGTTTACTTTGACCACAATTCACCTCCGTGTAGCGCAGCGGCCCAACCCCGTTCCCAATCCGGCGGGGGGTCGATTATGCCGCAAGCGCTGTTCGTCCACATTAAACCGGCGGACGATCTGATCACAGTTGCATGAACTGTCGATAGCCGCGCCAGAAGCCACGAATGGAGTTCTCGTCCATACCCAAACGGTCGAGATCGCTGTCGCTGTCACCGCCCATGGCCAGCACCGAACCTGCGTTCGCTTCCACGCCAACCAATCCGTGCTGGACGATCTCGACCGCTTCGCCGTCTTCCATGGAAATGAAACCGGCCGGGCCGACCAGGTTGATGTTGCGCAGGCGATGCGCACGCACTTCGGCGCTTTCGCCAAGGTAGCCAAAGAAGGTCCACACCACTTCGGTGTCCGAGATGCCGCGGGTAACGATCTGGCGCGTGGCCAGGGTGTTCTGGATCTGCTGCAGTACGACGTTTGGGAACAAGGACTGGATGGTCAGGGACACACCGTCACCGTAGTCATCCTTGAACTCGATCACGCGTCGGTCGGCCAGCGCGTCGGCCGCTGGCATGGCCCGCATGCCCTTGTTCTGGTATTCGGAAACATCGCCGCCGCTACCGGAGGTCATGATCTGAAACAGGTTGTGGAAGCGGTGACCCTCGTCCATGACCGCCGCGCTGTCCTGTGCCGGGCGGTAAATACCAAAGGTTGGGTAAAACAGGTGTAGCAGGGCGCCGTGGTAGCTGTCACGGGTGTTTTCAGCGTACAGCTTCCAGTTGCCGCGCATCTGCTGACGAGTCGTGCCCAGCAGTTCGATCGGTCGTCCGAGCACGCGCCGGATATTGGCCAGCATGACCGGCCCCAGGTAGTCCT harbors:
- a CDS encoding Rieske 2Fe-2S domain-containing protein — its product is MNAPHAVSAIWPRAELTEVPYALYTDPAVYALEQERLFRGPTWNYLGLKPELPNPGDFKTNVVGDTPVVLCRDTDGSLHAWVNRCAHRGALVCRELRGNSASGTHTCVYHQWAYDNQGALIGVPFRKGLGGKGGYPADFDMASHGLQKLRVECVESMVFATFDEQAEPLQDYLGPVMLANIRRVLGRPIELLGTTRQQMRGNWKLYAENTRDSYHGALLHLFYPTFGIYRPAQDSAAVMDEGHRFHNLFQIMTSGSGGDVSEYQNKGMRAMPAADALADRRVIEFKDDYGDGVSLTIQSLFPNVVLQQIQNTLATRQIVTRGISDTEVVWTFFGYLGESAEVRAHRLRNINLVGPAGFISMEDGEAVEIVQHGLVGVEANAGSVLAMGGDSDSDLDRLGMDENSIRGFWRGYRQFMQL
- a CDS encoding aromatic ring-hydroxylating dioxygenase subunit alpha: MVKVNELVDVANGIQSKRVFWDQEVYEQELERVFGRCWLFLTHESQIPDFGDFVTAYMGEDKVIVVRQKDGSIKALLNSCTHRGNQVCHADSGNAKAFTCNYHGWSFGADGALAALPMEQSAYYGQLDRSKVGLREVAKVASYRGFVFGCFDPAAPSLEDYLGDMAWYLDTWMDGTGGAELVGPPMKSILRCNWKVPAENFIGDGYHVGWTHAAAIKILGGPLAGLAGNAEFPLDDAGLQVTTRHGHGFGVILDGVGLIHDDPAYREYAYANVPAVTEKLGEWRAKLYTGHWNAGIFPNCSYLYGTNTFKVWNPRGPNEIEVWTWTLVEKAMSPELKAEVVKQAIHTFGTAGTLESDDGENMETCTWSNRGPQTRKGVMNSQMGQINDGEHPDLPGVIGKNFIGETSYRGFYRFWAELMQAQDWDAVRANDVAWKEPLIGGAVKAAGRAA